A genomic region of Prosthecobacter sp. contains the following coding sequences:
- a CDS encoding excinuclease ABC subunit UvrC, which produces MPDSRQKPDLLVKLRDVPHTPGVYIMRDRLNNVIYVGKARDLRKRLANYFTPARSQLADRKTRALITSIWDFDLQHVRNDTEALVLESKLIKEFRPRYNVSFRDDKRYFLVRVHMGDAMPRLSTTRLKKEDGARYFGPFPHGMALRTTLNWLNKKFGLRVCRPLKPGEADYKHCSNDIIKNCSAPCILRISQEDYKKRVEQACEFLDGRSKGLVTALEEEMQQAAARFDFEKAAELRDMVDDFKKTLIPSRTFERGARARVVSSIDPMADVSELQELLHLERPPLVMECFDIANIGTAHCVASMVRFKNGVPDNSNYRRYRIKSVSGQNDFVSMAEVIRRRFSRILLEGRAAAGDAAEFSQEAPAEAMQRLAANPKFVTLPDLVIVDGGKGQLGVAVAELQRLGLHELPIIGLAKEHEEVYRPGESHPVIIPHERGALKLLQRIRDEAHRWANGYHQLLLGRRVAESILDDCPGVSKARKAALLKAFGSVTRLRKASEEEIAAVPGISKALARQVLEFLASRG; this is translated from the coding sequence ATGCCCGATTCACGCCAGAAACCTGATCTCCTCGTCAAACTCCGCGATGTGCCGCACACGCCGGGCGTGTACATCATGCGCGACCGGCTGAACAACGTGATCTACGTCGGCAAGGCGCGTGATCTGCGCAAACGTCTCGCGAACTACTTCACGCCCGCCCGTTCCCAGCTTGCCGACCGCAAAACGCGGGCACTCATCACCAGCATCTGGGATTTTGACCTCCAGCATGTGCGCAACGACACCGAGGCGCTGGTGCTCGAAAGCAAGCTCATCAAGGAGTTTCGTCCGCGCTACAACGTCAGCTTTCGCGATGACAAACGTTACTTCCTTGTGCGCGTTCACATGGGCGATGCCATGCCCCGGCTGTCCACCACCCGGCTTAAGAAGGAGGATGGTGCCCGTTACTTCGGCCCCTTTCCGCACGGCATGGCTCTGCGCACGACGCTCAACTGGCTGAACAAAAAATTTGGCCTGCGCGTCTGCCGCCCGCTGAAGCCCGGCGAGGCCGACTACAAGCACTGCTCCAACGACATCATCAAAAACTGCTCCGCGCCGTGCATCCTCCGCATTTCGCAGGAAGACTACAAAAAGCGCGTCGAGCAGGCCTGTGAGTTCCTCGACGGTCGCTCCAAAGGCCTCGTCACCGCATTGGAAGAAGAGATGCAGCAGGCCGCAGCACGGTTCGATTTCGAAAAAGCCGCCGAATTGCGCGACATGGTCGATGATTTTAAAAAGACGCTCATTCCTTCACGCACCTTCGAGCGTGGCGCGCGTGCGCGAGTGGTCAGCAGCATCGACCCGATGGCCGATGTGAGTGAACTGCAAGAGCTGCTGCATCTGGAGCGCCCGCCGCTCGTCATGGAGTGCTTTGACATCGCCAACATCGGCACCGCGCATTGCGTGGCCAGCATGGTGCGCTTCAAGAACGGCGTTCCGGACAACTCCAACTACCGGCGCTATCGGATCAAATCGGTCAGCGGGCAGAACGACTTCGTCAGCATGGCGGAGGTCATTCGACGGCGCTTCTCGCGCATTTTACTCGAAGGCCGTGCCGCAGCCGGAGATGCGGCCGAGTTCTCACAAGAAGCTCCCGCTGAGGCGATGCAGCGGCTCGCAGCGAATCCGAAATTCGTGACGCTGCCTGATCTCGTCATCGTCGATGGCGGCAAAGGCCAGCTCGGCGTCGCTGTGGCAGAGTTGCAGCGGCTCGGGTTGCATGAGTTGCCGATCATCGGCCTCGCGAAGGAGCACGAGGAGGTCTATCGGCCCGGAGAAAGCCATCCGGTCATCATTCCGCACGAGCGCGGCGCTTTGAAGCTGCTGCAACGCATCCGCGACGAGGCTCATCGCTGGGCGAACGGCTACCATCAGCTCCTGCTGGGCCGTCGTGTGGCTGAAAGCATTCTGGATGACTGCCCCGGTGTCAGCAAGGCACGCAAGGCGGCGTTGCTGAAGGCCTTCGGCTCTGTCACGCGGCTACGCAAAGCCAGCGAAGAGGAGATTGCCGCTGTGCCGGGCATCAGCAAAGCTCTCGCGCGTCAGGTGCTGGAGTTTTTGGCGAGTCGTGGGTGA
- a CDS encoding DUF4126 domain-containing protein: MQILEQLGLGLGLASLAGLNLYLTVFLTGLLVRFDALHLAEKFQSIEVLGHDWVLIAAGVMYAIEFVADKVPWIDSLWDSVHTLIRPIGGTILAMQALGEMPAHVEVVAALLAGGAALTTHSAKAGTRLLANHSPEPASNIALSITEDIVVAAGTLIMVLKPIVALCLFTVVLITLWLVLPRMFRVIRRSFEIIRDKLRTLFGRNAPDYSVTPPGSSRA; this comes from the coding sequence ATGCAAATCCTCGAACAGCTTGGCCTCGGGCTCGGACTGGCATCGCTCGCAGGCTTGAATCTTTACCTCACGGTGTTTCTCACCGGCCTGCTGGTGCGCTTTGACGCGCTGCATCTGGCCGAGAAATTCCAATCCATTGAAGTGCTGGGGCATGACTGGGTGCTCATCGCTGCCGGTGTGATGTATGCCATCGAGTTCGTCGCGGACAAGGTGCCGTGGATCGACTCGCTTTGGGACAGCGTTCACACGCTCATCCGGCCGATCGGTGGCACGATCCTGGCCATGCAGGCTTTGGGAGAAATGCCCGCGCATGTTGAAGTCGTGGCCGCATTGCTCGCTGGCGGCGCTGCTTTGACGACGCACAGCGCCAAGGCAGGCACACGTCTGCTGGCGAATCATTCGCCGGAACCAGCCTCAAACATCGCGCTGAGCATCACCGAGGACATCGTGGTAGCCGCGGGCACCTTGATCATGGTGTTGAAGCCCATCGTCGCGCTGTGTCTGTTCACCGTCGTGCTCATCACACTCTGGCTGGTGCTGCCGCGCATGTTCCGCGTCATCCGCCGTTCATTTGAAATCATTCGCGACAAGCTGCGCACTCTGTTTGGGCGCAACGCGCCGGATTACTCGGTGACGCCACCCGGATCATCGAGGGCGTGA
- a CDS encoding DUF2237 domain-containing protein: protein MRTNVLGTPLTCCCRKPMTGFYRDGYCRTGPGDVGLHTVCIEATADFLRFSAARGNDLSTPAPEWDFPGLEPGDRWCLCVTRWKEALDAGVAPPVCLSACHESALEWVDLDDLKAHALDDPGGVTE from the coding sequence ATGCGCACCAACGTCCTCGGAACTCCGCTCACCTGCTGCTGCCGCAAACCCATGACTGGGTTCTATCGCGATGGCTATTGCCGCACCGGTCCCGGTGATGTGGGCCTGCACACCGTCTGCATCGAAGCCACTGCCGACTTTCTGCGCTTCTCGGCCGCACGCGGCAATGATCTGAGCACTCCCGCCCCTGAATGGGACTTTCCCGGCCTGGAACCCGGCGACCGCTGGTGCCTCTGCGTCACGCGCTGGAAGGAAGCCCTCGATGCCGGAGTGGCTCCGCCCGTCTGCCTGTCCGCCTGTCACGAGTCCGCCCTCGAATGGGTCGATCTCGACGATCTGAAGGCTCACGCCCTCGATGATCCGGGTGGCGTCACCGAGTAA
- a CDS encoding polysaccharide lyase 6 family protein produces MHKPLFFAFAVLTSTAAKDIPVADAAAFADAAKAVAAGDTLILQDGTWADARLKIHAEGTAEKPVTIKAQTPGKVMFTGDSRLSLAGAHIVVDGLWFQNPTGEEAIELRIDSDELANDCRITNCAVTNELQAAPGASARFVSIYGARNRLDHCFIQGKTTQGTTVVVWLSTEVTGHGKHHIDHNHFGPRQKLGRNGGETIRLGDSKTSMQTAACVVEHNLFEKCDGEAECISNKSCGNIYRFNTFKGVSGTLTLRHGNKCVVHGNVFLGDKAKGSGGVRIIGEDHLVTGNLFDGLTGDNERSAMCFMLGIPDSVPNGYFQVKRAKVTNNTFINCAHNILIGMQGEKKATLPPLESEITGNHIQTSKGEAFEIKCAVDGVTMKDNETGKELSVDFKLPAPEPVGPGWWK; encoded by the coding sequence ATGCATAAGCCCCTGTTCTTCGCCTTCGCAGTTCTCACGTCCACAGCGGCCAAAGACATCCCCGTCGCTGACGCTGCCGCGTTTGCCGATGCCGCCAAAGCCGTTGCTGCGGGTGACACACTGATCCTCCAAGACGGAACGTGGGCCGATGCGCGACTCAAGATTCATGCGGAAGGCACGGCGGAGAAGCCGGTGACGATCAAGGCGCAGACGCCGGGGAAGGTGATGTTCACGGGCGACTCGCGCCTCTCGCTGGCCGGGGCGCACATCGTGGTGGACGGGCTGTGGTTTCAGAATCCGACGGGAGAGGAAGCCATTGAGTTGCGCATCGACTCGGATGAACTCGCCAACGACTGCCGGATCACGAACTGCGCGGTGACGAATGAGTTGCAGGCCGCACCGGGAGCCTCGGCGCGGTTTGTGTCGATCTACGGCGCGCGCAATCGCCTCGACCACTGCTTCATCCAGGGCAAGACGACGCAGGGCACCACGGTGGTCGTCTGGCTCTCGACCGAGGTCACGGGTCACGGCAAACATCACATTGATCACAATCACTTCGGCCCGCGGCAGAAACTCGGCCGCAACGGCGGGGAGACGATCCGCCTCGGCGACAGCAAGACCTCCATGCAAACGGCCGCCTGCGTGGTGGAGCACAACCTGTTCGAGAAGTGCGATGGCGAGGCCGAATGCATCTCCAACAAGTCCTGCGGCAACATCTATCGCTTCAACACCTTCAAAGGGGTCTCCGGCACGCTGACGTTGCGTCATGGGAACAAGTGCGTCGTCCACGGCAACGTCTTCCTCGGTGACAAGGCCAAGGGCAGCGGCGGCGTGCGCATCATCGGCGAGGATCACCTCGTCACCGGCAATCTCTTCGACGGCCTGACCGGCGACAACGAGCGCAGTGCGATGTGCTTCATGCTCGGCATCCCCGATTCGGTGCCCAACGGCTACTTCCAAGTCAAACGCGCCAAGGTGACGAACAACACCTTTATCAATTGCGCGCACAACATTCTCATCGGCATGCAGGGCGAGAAGAAAGCCACGCTGCCGCCGCTGGAGAGCGAGATCACCGGCAATCACATCCAAACGAGCAAAGGCGAGGCCTTTGAAATCAAGTGCGCGGTCGATGGCGTGACGATGAAGGACAATGAGACCGGCAAGGAACTGTCGGTGGATTTCAAACTGCCCGCACCGGAGCCGGTCGGCCCGGGGTGGTGGAAGTGA